A stretch of DNA from Halobacillus litoralis:
AAGTTTTTCTGAAACGGAGTCGGAAAAAGCACATACTTTTCAGAAAAATAAAACATTCACTTTTAAGGAGGATTCTACCGCTTATTGTAGAAATATTGATACTATGCCAAATTTAAATGTTCATATTTATGTTGATGCAGATAGCTGTCCAGTACAAGAAGAAATCATCGATGTGTGTATGCAGTATGATCTCCATCCTTATTTCATCGCAACCGTCAATCACTATAGTCGGGAGAAAGCAGAAGCTGGATGGATGTTCGTCGATGACGGATCGCAATCTGTCGATCTGTATATCCTTAATCAAGTGGACGAAGGTGATGTCGTTATAACCCAGGATCTATCTCTGGCTGTATTATTGACTTCCAAAGGGGTTTATGTCCTTACTCCAAGAGGTAAACTGGTTAGAGAAAATGATGCAGACAACATCATGAATCAAAAATTTATAAGGCAGCAGACAATGAAGCAGAGAAAGAAATGGAAGGGCCCATCGGCATTCACAGCGCAGGATCGCGAAAAGTTCCGATCTGTTTTCCAAAAATTGTTGTCAGAACATGAAGGATTTTAAGCATTGAACGAGAATAATTGAGTAGTATGGTGATCTTATGGCTGGACATATTCCAGAAGAAAAAGTTGATGAAATCAGAAGGTCAACGGATATTGTAGAAGTGATCGGTAATTATGTCGATTTGAAAAAACAAGGCAGGAACCATTTCGGCCTTTGTCCTTTCCATGGTGAGAACACTC
This window harbors:
- a CDS encoding YaiI/YqxD family protein, with protein sequence MPNLNVHIYVDADSCPVQEEIIDVCMQYDLHPYFIATVNHYSREKAEAGWMFVDDGSQSVDLYILNQVDEGDVVITQDLSLAVLLTSKGVYVLTPRGKLVRENDADNIMNQKFIRQQTMKQRKKWKGPSAFTAQDREKFRSVFQKLLSEHEGF